In Kwoniella newhampshirensis strain CBS 13917 chromosome 2, whole genome shotgun sequence, one DNA window encodes the following:
- a CDS encoding mitochondrial 54S ribosomal protein mL46 codes for MSFAPRSLSVVRACGSVPRRAASQRFSSSSSSSTSTSTPPPLIASLLLSRPPLLTPTPTPLEEAYHSHSQAIEHALSSPLPLDFYFKSGSLPLRRHLVADHSYSSDIYGGRLAGSAPDVGDIPPETEYQTFDRDHWMKLDEKERGERSLERFPEEEVYCLVQSTNKKWGFPQTEVGRLEGLDEAVSQKLIGLDGSLGGKGMDSWLVTRKPVGMVKDGESTTFFLRGHILAGEPSLSSSSSYSTFAWLSAAEVEDRLRNQGDEHLWTSIKGMFGQPDPEVDAE; via the exons ATGTCGTTCGCCCCACGATCACTGTCAGTAGTGCGAGCTTGTGGCTCTGTCCCGCGAAgggcag CATCTCAACgattctcttcctcatcatcatcatcgacgtcaACCTCCACGCCCCCGCCATTGATCGCCTCACTCTTACTCTCGCGACCTCCTCTGCTTACTCCTACTCCCACTCCTCTGGAAGAAGCGTAccattcccattctcaAGCCATCGAACATGCTCTgtcttctcccctccccctAGATTTCTACTTCAAATCCGgctctctccccctccgCCGACATCTCGTAGCGGACCATTCGTACTCTTCCGACATCTACGGCGGAAGACTTGCAGGCTCTGCTCCGGATGTGGGCGATATCCCGCCCGAGACAGAATATCAGACGTTCGATCGAGATCATTGGATGAAactcgatgagaaggaaaggggTGAGAGGAGTCTGGAAAGATTcccagaggaagaagttTATTGTCTGGTACAATCAACGAACAAGAAATGGGGGTTCCCACAGACTGAAGTAGGACGATTGGAAGGGCTGGACGAGGCTGTGAGCCAGAAATTGATTGGTCTCGATGGTAGTTTGGGTGGAAAGGGAATGGATAGTTGGTTGGTCACTAGAAAACCTGTTGGCATGGTCAAAGACGGAGAATCAACA ACCTTTTTCCTCCGAGGTCACATCCTTGCAGGCGAACCTTcactttcctcttcatcaagcTACTCCACCTTCGCTTGGCTCTCGGCTGCAGAAGTCGAGGATAGACTCAGAAATCAGGGCGACGAGCACTTATGGACAAGCATAAAGGGGATGTTCGGACAGCCTGATCCAGAGGTTGACGCCGAGTAG